The window GAAATGTTCTTGCTGGTGTTGTCAGTTTCAATCCCTGTACAAAGTCACAAAGTGGGCGAATTTTCTGTGATCTTATGTGTATCTTGCAGCATTCCTGGTAGACTACTGATGATGAgaacatattttttattatttgaccTACAGTCTGGAATCTTGATTCTAATAGCAGAAGCAAAATAACTCAATTTTGACCACTTGATATACCTTGCAGGTGAATAAAATGGACCAAAAGTCACCTCCTCAGTCTGCACTTGACTGCTCCAGGAAAGAAGCTGGACGCAAAAGGTTCAACTTGGATATAAACTTGGAGCTCCCTGCTCCAACTGATAATGCAGGGCCAAGTTCTTCCAGAACTGAAAGTTTGGACTTGGAATTAGTACTCGCCCATGCTGAACGGCCCACTTCATCAAGAACTGATCTCTGTCCTGAAGGGCTTCTTGGACAGGACCCTGGTAGTAGATGGGTGAAGCGCCTCAAAGTGGGCGCTTCTGGTTCTTTAGCTTTCGGTACTAAAAGATCCAGTTTAATAGGGGAATCATCTCATGAGAAAGCACACAAGTTCCTTAGCAAAATGACTAAAGCAACGTTAACTAGCTCCGAACCAACATCTAGTAAACCTCATGGTAAAGAACTGATGGCTCACGATAACTCTAGCTCCTCTTCTATGAGCGTTATCAAGAAAGATTTGGAGGTATTGACTTCACACTCTTGGATTCAAAGGTTGCTTCGTGATAGGGCTACCGCTACAAAAAAGAGGCCGGCCCAACCAGTGGTTGTTTGTGAGCCTCAAAGCTCAAAGTTGGAGACTGATGATTGCCAGAAGAAGCAGCTTCCGAGTCTTGGCGCCATGGCTCTCATGGGAAAGGCAATGAATGGTTTTCAGCCATGTGAATTTCACAGAAGAGGCCCTTTAGTTGTTTGGAACACGGGGAGTTTCTGAAAACTACCAAGTAGAAACAGATACTAGAGTGCTCTGGCGTTCATGTGCTCGAGTGACCAGGTGCATTTTGGAGCTTCATGTAAATAGTTGGTGCTAGTAAGTACtttgtcttttttattttcatttggcTTCTGTAATTTCTTAGAAGGTGTTACTTTGTATTGGAACATAATGATGAAAGCACCAGACATCTTGTTTCTTGAACAGGCTACTCGCCTGGCTGCTTTCATCTGCGTGTAGACAAACTAGGTACTGCAGTAATTACATGCCAAAGAGGTTTGGAGTTTTCTGTTACCGTGATTGGATTATATGCAATCTTGATTGTTGTGGCTGAAACCGAGTTCGTGAGACAGTTGAACTATGCCAACTTTACTTTCTGGAGAACACCTGTGGCTGACAGCTTGAGTGCTCCTCTATTCAGCTCGGATAGTACAGGATTAACCTATAGGAAGCATAATCTGTTTGAGAAGTACAAAGAGATTGATTATGACTCTTGTTAAAGATCTGACTTTtcctttgtttccttttttaccTGGTTTTTCAATGCCATGTATATCCAACTCAAATATTGCAGAAATTTGGTTGTTCAAGATTCCCATTTGTCTTTTTGTATTTCTTACCTGCTGACAGTAACTTGTGTTTTCCAACATGAGGAGCATCTGATGCTAAATCATCCTTGTTAAAACCAATATCATAAATTCTTGAATCTGTATTTCACACAATCCAGGGGATAAGGAAAACATTATTGGTAAATGATGCCTGGTAACTTGGTTTTTGGAAAATCAGAATATATCCTAATTACATCACAGTGGTCAACAATATACTTACATTGCAATAACTGAAGCAGGGGATGATACACATTACACTGTCATTTTGACTCAGAAGTACAAATTTCAAGAAATGGCAAAACTATTCACTCTAGTACATGCATCACTGGTGGTTCACATTTTGAAAGACCAGAATAAATCCTAATTACATTACAATGGTCAACAAATATACTTATGTAATACAAAGATAGATAAGGTATATCATGGCACAATTACTACAAGATTATCAATTAATATCTAAAGATTACAGTAAGCTTTCCATTACTTAAGTTCATAGAAGAAAAagtttcacatttgttctttgaaTAATTATGCGCATCCATCACATTTTTTTCTGCTACTCAATGTAGAAGCGCATAAAACTTAAAGAGGGGGTAAGTACAAAGAGTTCTAAATGCTTCGAGAATAggtatgtcacacctccttttttactacacccctcGAGAAGGGGCATaggagagttttttccaattaaagtgacaatcgaaacgagatttattttattaaaagattcagagtcgtcacttgggataatttatggtgtcccaagtcaccggttcaaatcccgagtcgaggaaaaggttgactctgtattatagtccgcgaaccagaaattcgggtaaggaattctgttaactcgggagaaggtgttaggcattcccgagttccgtggttctagcacggtcactcaactgttatattcggcttaattatctgattttaaacaattatgaacctacgcaaattttaactttttatccgcttttattcattttttagagaaaattgcaacgtcattaaaacacgtctcaaaccacgtcacataaatgcacccctgatctttgacatattttaacatcgttgtgatttggatttgggtcacataaatgcgcacccgaatttaggaaagtaatattattaaactaacgcgcctaaagcaattacgaatttgcaactttgcgagggccatgaaaattcgctaaatggcacgcctcgatttctaaggataaacaaaattaattaaacgagggccatgcaattgtcatttttgttcgGCACGACGCGCCTCGATTTATTATAAAAACAATACTTAATTAAACGGGCCTAAGATGTTTGAGCCTATTCTAGATTAAGACTCAAATTGCTTTTAATGGTCATAAACCCAAGTGAGATCAGCATGTATTTTAATTACATGAAGAGGTTTGGGCCAATGCAACTATTAATTAAGAGCTGGTTCGAATAAAAAGAACATAAGCATTAGCATATACAAGGCCCTGCTCGTGAAAGGACCTTAGACTTGGGCTTGGGGAGAGCCCAAGTTTTCTCACGAACTGACTCGGCATCGAGTCTAGATGGAGCCTCATCAACCaaattcgagtaaggaaattGGACTCCAAATGACCGTTACAGAATCACGAAGAACGAATCTACTGAGTCAACATCGTGAACAAACAAACCATTAACATTCTCGAAATATCCAAATATATAAAGTTCAGGCCCTTATCAATTGAATCTGTCAAGCTGTTATTACAATTCCTAAGCAGATTATTCGAATCTACACTAACATGATTCCCCAAACCCAGCACAGGTATACTAACATATATTTCACTTTAtctcattttccttgccttaaatCATCATTCTCAAACAACTTCAAACCAGCAgttgattttcaaaataaaacattcAACTAATACTCATATCATACAACTTAATCTATCAAATAGTAACATAAAATCCTGGACATATCATTAGGCCTCAATATTCAAATGAGCTGCAAAGGCATAAGGGATTTGACACCATACGCTTAGCTAACACTGCTTAATAACAAAATTTAGCTAGTGATCAATATTTTTATCAAGTTCCATTTCTCAAGAGTCCAAGACCAGCTATAATAGTAAGAGTTTCAAAAGCAAGCAACATTTAACTACAAGGGCTCTACTAACTCCAAACAGATGCAAGCTGACTAAGAGTTCTCATGTTGAACATACAATGCATCAATTAACTCCTAAAAGACTGAAACTGAACTAAAGGATCTGAATATGTAGAAGCCATATTTAGAACTCTAGATTTCATTTCACTTAAATATCAAGCCTCATGTGAGGTGAGTCTAGAAACATGTACCTGgaatatgaaatgaaagaaagcaaGAGGAGGTCAGTAGCCAAGCAACAAAGTAGCAGAACCCAGCAACTAGGAATAACCAATAAAACCAAACGCGAACCCAAGAGTGAGGTGCAGCAgtccagaaaacaatttcaattgaacagtgacctcaacaacttcaaatcaaacttccaCAAATCCAAGTTCAATCCATTTTAACCCCCAAATGATTCAGGAATTACTTCAGAGACTAAATTGTAACCAATAAATGCAGAAGAGAATCAATGAAACAATGATATTTAGTATTTCCAgtcgtttttcatttttttctgattttttttctcttcaatccctgccttgaaaggcaataaaaccatgcctttataggcaaggaagtGGGACAGCTTAAAGAAAATCAGATTTGCAATTAGACCCttttcatgttttcattttttgCCTAGATATCCCTATTTAGTTTTCAAAGTTTCAAAACAATCCCAAAGTCAGCTTCTAAGAAGCTTCCTAATCAGTTATACAAAGATTCCCCTAAGCAAATACCCAAAACTACCCCCCATACCCCTGTTATTTATGCTCAACAACTCATAGGTCAAGCTGACCCAAAGGCCTAATTTGATACGGGTTAATAACCCAGGTTCAGTTTCTTCTTGGGCTT of the Nicotiana tabacum cultivar K326 chromosome 7, ASM71507v2, whole genome shotgun sequence genome contains:
- the LOC107785806 gene encoding protein PHOTOPERIODIC CONTROL OF HYPOCOTYL 1 isoform X2, with amino-acid sequence MWTEFNGKNVSLSDNDSPSKSFGHYKGGMKLQLLDCSKGSEGKENIEASKRCKVVLKNESSAETDTMDMDVFREKNQLCGMYCRVNKMDQKSPPQSALDCSRKEAGRKRFNLDINLELPAPTDNAGPSSSRTESLDLELVLAHAERPTSSRTDLCPEGLLGQDPGSRWVKRLKVGASGSLAFGTKRSSLIGESSHEKAHKFLSKMTKATLTSSEPTSSKPHGKELMAHDNSSSSSMSVIKKDLEVLTSHSWIQRLLRDRATATKKRPAQPVVVCEPQSSKLETDDCQKKQLPSLGAMALMGKAMNGFQPCEFHRRGPLVVWNTGSF
- the LOC107785806 gene encoding protein PHOTOPERIODIC CONTROL OF HYPOCOTYL 1 isoform X1, coding for MWTEFNGKNVSLSDNDSPSKSFGHYKGGMKLQLLDCSKGSEGKENIEASKRCKVVLKNESSAETDTMDMDVFREKNQLCGTSSSIVKKVNKMDQKSPPQSALDCSRKEAGRKRFNLDINLELPAPTDNAGPSSSRTESLDLELVLAHAERPTSSRTDLCPEGLLGQDPGSRWVKRLKVGASGSLAFGTKRSSLIGESSHEKAHKFLSKMTKATLTSSEPTSSKPHGKELMAHDNSSSSSMSVIKKDLEVLTSHSWIQRLLRDRATATKKRPAQPVVVCEPQSSKLETDDCQKKQLPSLGAMALMGKAMNGFQPCEFHRRGPLVVWNTGSF